A genomic stretch from Flavobacterium nitratireducens includes:
- a CDS encoding substrate-binding domain-containing protein codes for MSSKYYSIIICFFIVLLHSCGKSSGKEDKITIGFSQSVGNDLWRTSMNHSMEVEASLHPGINLTIYNANRSASRQISDIQKFIDSKVDVIIVSPFDSDSIVPVIEKARENGIPVIIIDRKANTSNYTAFIGADNIEVGRLAGKHIVSSTHGSGNVIEIKADLKTSPGFERSFGFKQIVKQYPGIKVISISADDFGHPNQNYNEILDSLQRVDFVYAFNDLIAYDAWKIAKKKGLEKKINFIGVDGLNGPYGGIQLVKDGILESTVLYPTGGSEAIKLAIRLANKEIVPKNNKLNTILIDSLNADIMSNQFDKITIQQSDIEQQQKVIKNQEKKYASQNNLLKLLTFLLVIVLGLAIYSIYSRIMISRKKQELEETNKKIKHQRNEIKKFSNELKQSNEARLNFFTGLSHEFKTPLTLILSSVESLESEFKNKGIAFNKEINLMYNNSRRLLRLINQLLDYRKTEDQKFTLRASQTNLLDFSKGIVSDFDREAKKKNIDFSLTTNNENLEVYIDRNLMDKVYFNLLSNAFKFTPENGKISISIKEDRENNVVHIHFKDSGIGIPEKEIDQVFNAFYQGSNNYRNSSGIGLHLSKSFIDLHKGSIDVVSKNGAEFIITLPLGKEHLDEKSIVKEAALDYVHQSDYLDSEVIQKKEPQHNEDRYSILYIEDNKDLLDFVSNKFSTEYTFFTSDGTNAVEYALELIPDIIICDLNLPELNGFQICEKLKKDLRTSHIPTIILTSSDDQDSYLQALDSGADVFLTKPFNLKVLAQSIKALLFNREKLRYYYTNNIINIEERTFGVSEQDFLKKLNELIEKNLDNSAYTVEDLAKNLAISRVQLYRKVKAILGISISDHINNIRLEKSKEFLKKSDLTISEIAYAVGFSTPNYFSTSFKNKFGISPKEYKNI; via the coding sequence ATGTCATCAAAGTATTACTCTATAATAATCTGCTTTTTTATTGTTTTGTTGCATTCATGTGGAAAATCTTCAGGAAAAGAAGATAAAATTACAATTGGATTTTCTCAAAGTGTAGGTAATGATCTTTGGCGAACTTCTATGAATCACTCAATGGAAGTGGAAGCCTCGCTCCATCCGGGAATAAATTTGACAATTTACAATGCTAACAGATCGGCTAGCAGGCAAATTAGTGATATACAGAAATTTATTGACAGTAAAGTAGATGTAATAATTGTTTCTCCATTCGATTCGGACTCAATAGTCCCAGTTATTGAAAAAGCGAGAGAAAATGGAATACCTGTAATTATAATTGATCGTAAAGCAAATACTTCTAATTATACTGCATTTATTGGTGCGGATAATATAGAAGTGGGCAGATTGGCGGGAAAACACATCGTGTCTAGTACTCATGGTAGTGGAAATGTTATTGAAATTAAAGCTGATTTGAAGACATCTCCAGGTTTTGAAAGAAGTTTTGGATTTAAACAAATTGTTAAGCAATATCCGGGAATTAAGGTGATTTCTATATCAGCTGATGATTTTGGTCATCCAAATCAAAATTATAATGAAATATTGGATAGTTTACAACGTGTTGATTTTGTTTATGCATTTAATGATCTAATTGCATATGATGCGTGGAAAATTGCAAAGAAAAAAGGTTTAGAAAAGAAAATAAACTTTATTGGAGTTGATGGTTTAAATGGTCCATATGGTGGAATTCAATTAGTAAAAGATGGTATATTAGAGTCGACTGTGTTATATCCTACAGGAGGTAGTGAAGCTATCAAATTGGCAATACGTTTAGCGAACAAAGAGATAGTTCCCAAAAACAATAAATTAAATACAATTTTAATTGATTCCCTAAATGCAGATATAATGAGTAATCAGTTTGATAAAATTACAATTCAGCAATCGGATATTGAGCAGCAGCAAAAGGTTATCAAAAATCAGGAGAAAAAATATGCAAGCCAGAATAATCTTTTAAAATTGTTGACTTTTTTATTGGTAATAGTCTTAGGTCTGGCTATTTATAGTATTTACTCGAGAATTATGATTAGTCGAAAGAAACAGGAATTAGAGGAAACCAATAAAAAAATCAAACACCAAAGAAATGAAATTAAAAAGTTTTCTAATGAATTAAAACAAAGTAATGAGGCGAGATTGAACTTTTTTACGGGCTTGTCACACGAATTCAAAACACCTTTAACGCTGATTTTGAGTTCGGTTGAATCCCTGGAAAGTGAATTTAAGAATAAAGGAATTGCTTTCAATAAAGAAATTAATTTGATGTATAACAATTCCAGAAGATTACTGCGTTTAATCAATCAGTTATTGGATTATAGAAAAACCGAGGATCAAAAATTTACTTTGAGAGCATCGCAAACCAATTTATTGGATTTTTCAAAAGGTATTGTAAGTGATTTTGACCGCGAAGCAAAGAAAAAGAATATTGATTTTTCATTGACTACTAACAATGAAAATTTAGAGGTTTATATCGATAGAAATTTAATGGATAAAGTCTATTTTAATCTGTTGTCAAACGCCTTTAAATTTACACCTGAAAACGGTAAAATCAGTATTTCGATAAAAGAAGATAGGGAGAATAATGTTGTTCATATTCACTTTAAGGATTCGGGAATTGGCATACCAGAAAAAGAAATTGATCAGGTATTTAACGCTTTTTATCAGGGGTCTAATAATTATAGAAACAGTTCGGGAATTGGACTGCATTTATCAAAGAGTTTTATTGATTTGCACAAAGGAAGTATTGATGTTGTTTCAAAAAACGGAGCAGAATTTATCATTACATTACCACTTGGAAAAGAGCATTTAGATGAAAAATCGATAGTTAAAGAAGCTGCATTAGATTATGTACATCAATCCGATTATTTGGATTCTGAAGTTATTCAAAAGAAAGAACCTCAGCATAATGAGGATAGGTATTCGATTCTTTATATAGAGGATAATAAAGATCTTTTGGATTTTGTATCGAATAAGTTTTCAACCGAATATACTTTTTTTACTTCAGATGGAACTAATGCTGTGGAATATGCTTTAGAGTTAATTCCTGATATTATTATTTGCGATTTGAATTTGCCGGAGCTGAATGGATTTCAAATTTGTGAAAAACTCAAAAAAGATTTGAGAACTTCTCATATCCCGACGATTATATTAACCTCTTCGGACGATCAGGATTCTTATTTACAGGCTTTAGATAGTGGTGCAGATGTTTTCCTGACCAAACCATTTAATTTAAAAGTATTGGCGCAGTCCATCAAAGCCTTGCTTTTTAACAGAGAGAAATTAAGGTATTATTATACCAATAATATAATTAATATCGAAGAAAGGACTTTTGGAGTTAGCGAACAGGATTTTCTTAAAAAGCTTAACGAACTGATTGAGAAAAACTTAGATAATTCGGCTTATACCGTGGAAGATTTAGCTAAAAACCTGGCTATTTCCCGTGTGCAATTGTATCGTAAAGTCAAAGCAATATTGGGAATTAGCATCAGTGATCATATCAATAATATAAGATTAGAAAAGTCTAAAGAATTTTTGAAAAAATCAGATCTAACAATTTCAGAGATTGCTTATGCGGTAGGTTTTTCTACACCGAATTACTTTTCAACCTCATTCAAAAATAAATTTGGAATTTCCCCTAAGGAGTATAAAAATATTTAG
- a CDS encoding sugar porter family MFS transporter encodes MKKIVVWSVIASLAGFLFGFDTVVISGADKKLQAIWNSSDAFHGTVVMGMALWGTVFGAIFGGIPTNKIGRKNTLLWIGILFFFSAIGSALANDPYVFAAFRFIGGLGVGASTIAAPAYISEIAPAKDRGKLVAFYQFNIVLGILMAFLSNYLLRNTGENSWRWMMGVQAFPSFIYTLFVFGIPKSPRWLLSKSRNEEAKKILALMGQEADYEQMKKEIELDNSNAANTNDNIFLKKYRTPLILAFLIALFNQLSGINAFLYYSPRIFQEAGLGESTALLSSIGIGVVNLVFTLLGVSLIDRLGRKVLMYIGSVGYIISLSLVAIAFFLKWQGMAVPIFLFLFIAAHAIGQGAVIWVFISEIFPNHLRASGQAFGSTTHWVLAAIIPSLIPFLFSSIGAGVVFLFFAVMMVFQLLFVAFLMPETKGISLEELSKKLIKE; translated from the coding sequence ATGAAAAAAATAGTTGTTTGGTCTGTGATTGCTTCATTAGCAGGTTTTCTTTTTGGATTTGATACGGTAGTGATTTCAGGAGCCGATAAAAAATTACAGGCAATCTGGAATTCATCAGATGCTTTTCATGGTACAGTTGTAATGGGTATGGCGCTTTGGGGGACTGTTTTTGGTGCTATATTTGGAGGTATACCTACTAATAAAATAGGAAGAAAAAATACTTTATTATGGATAGGTATTTTGTTTTTCTTTTCTGCTATTGGATCCGCTTTAGCAAATGATCCTTATGTTTTTGCAGCATTTAGATTTATTGGAGGTTTGGGTGTAGGAGCATCTACAATTGCTGCTCCGGCTTATATTTCTGAGATAGCACCGGCAAAAGACCGAGGGAAATTAGTTGCTTTCTATCAGTTTAATATTGTTTTAGGGATTTTGATGGCTTTTCTGTCTAATTATTTGTTGAGAAATACAGGAGAGAATTCATGGAGATGGATGATGGGAGTACAAGCCTTTCCTTCCTTTATATATACGCTGTTCGTTTTTGGTATTCCTAAGAGTCCAAGATGGCTGTTGTCTAAATCCAGAAATGAAGAAGCTAAAAAGATTTTGGCTTTAATGGGGCAGGAAGCCGATTATGAGCAAATGAAAAAAGAGATTGAGCTGGATAATAGCAATGCCGCTAATACCAATGACAACATTTTTTTAAAAAAATACCGTACTCCACTAATCCTGGCTTTTTTAATAGCCTTATTTAATCAGTTATCAGGGATTAACGCTTTTCTGTATTATTCTCCCCGAATTTTTCAGGAAGCAGGTTTAGGCGAGAGTACTGCATTATTGAGTAGTATTGGTATCGGTGTAGTCAATTTAGTATTCACCTTATTGGGAGTTTCATTAATTGACAGGTTGGGTAGAAAAGTACTCATGTATATTGGGTCAGTAGGTTATATTATTTCGCTGAGTCTTGTTGCTATTGCTTTCTTTTTAAAATGGCAGGGAATGGCAGTTCCTATTTTTCTGTTCCTCTTTATTGCAGCTCACGCAATTGGTCAGGGTGCTGTAATCTGGGTTTTTATTTCAGAGATTTTCCCTAATCACCTCAGAGCTTCAGGACAGGCTTTCGGGAGTACTACGCATTGGGTTTTGGCAGCAATAATTCCATCACTAATTCCATTTTTATTTTCTTCAATCGGAGCGGGTGTGGTGTTTTTATTCTTTGCCGTAATGATGGTTTTTCAACTTTTGTTTGTGGCTTTTTTAATGCCGGAAACCAAAGGAATTTCTTTAGAAGAATTAAGTAAAAAATTAATAAAAGAATAG
- a CDS encoding SusC/RagA family TonB-linked outer membrane protein: MKCKIILYLILMGSFFSLSAQNISIKGTVTSSEDGLSLPGVSVLVTGTNIGTTTDLDGKYQLKNVAPNASLIFSYVGYKNQTVKINNQSTLNVVMATESQELTEVVVTGYSKERKVDVTGAVTVVDLKPIEGQSMSSGNAMQALQGRVAGLQIEKSGDPSGASSRILIRGVSTLGNTDPLYVIDGVPTVRPEVFASLNPSIIESVQVLKDASASSIYGSRAANGVIIVTTKNAGKGGVTRVSYSTNVSVLSEKKQRYKMLNALDRGKVLWQASVNDGADPSGGYGEIYNFDWNNNFNNPVLNSVSVKPYVGGDTNVPAGDTDWQDTVYKTGLLVNNDLSVSGGSDKSNAVLSLGYLDNNGILKYTNYERYSARLNANFKLFNDRVKFGVNSQFTQSNERNAANDVGNAPVPGLAITLAPTIPVYTASGEFAGPLGSGYSDRNNPLLMQYLNRWDNTRKMSLYGNVFTEIKILNNLTFRNSIGMDFNDFHKKDIEPIVINGFVNRANNSLALDTNKYSSLTISNTLNYDLKLSNHKFGVVVGTESTKTDLNTLYAKAEGFAVESESYFTLSAATGARTNNGMSTGSRLLSQFGKLNYAFSDKYLATFTLRRDGSSRFGQDNRYGIFPAATVGWKLNNEDFMKKITTISNLKLRAGYGEVGNQSIGDNARFGLYEARYGPNQNVYFPDFFNIYYNVGTAYDLNGTNTGNLPSGFVSIQAANSGLKWESTKEVNVGLDFGFFGDKLSGTFDYFSRKTDGILIKPPVASAIGEGQQRFVNGASTSNKGWEFTIGYSDKTESGFSYSVSTNFSHTKNKITSLPEEVRAAYPGTAANSIIGHSQFEIFGYKTDGLFQSQDDIDSHATQVGARLGGIKFVDINNDGIINSNDRTFIGTTLPKLQYGVNVSLSYKQIDLSLFGSGVAGRIGVDPYIFWNNFVQGRENAGPGTLNAWTPTNTDTDVPSLSLAHNDTQTSDYLFRNNSYFKLRNLQIGYSLPESLLNKTGFLTSCRVYAQGENLFWITPKGYIGKDPERTDVNRIPVPTTLSLGVNFNF; encoded by the coding sequence ATGAAATGTAAAATCATTCTGTATTTAATTTTGATGGGGTCCTTTTTTTCTCTTTCTGCACAAAACATCAGTATAAAAGGAACTGTAACCTCATCTGAAGATGGTTTGTCTTTGCCAGGAGTATCAGTCTTGGTGACGGGGACTAATATTGGAACAACAACTGATCTTGATGGAAAATACCAACTTAAAAATGTTGCTCCAAATGCAAGTTTAATTTTTAGCTATGTGGGCTATAAAAATCAAACTGTAAAAATCAATAATCAATCAACATTGAATGTTGTGATGGCAACTGAATCTCAAGAATTAACAGAGGTTGTAGTAACTGGATATTCTAAAGAACGTAAGGTAGATGTTACCGGAGCCGTTACAGTTGTTGATTTAAAGCCGATTGAAGGGCAAAGTATGAGTTCAGGTAATGCTATGCAAGCCTTACAAGGTAGGGTTGCTGGTTTACAAATTGAAAAATCTGGTGATCCAAGTGGTGCAAGTAGTAGAATCTTGATTAGAGGAGTAAGTACTTTAGGTAATACCGACCCCTTGTATGTAATTGATGGAGTGCCAACAGTTCGTCCTGAAGTTTTTGCAAGTTTAAACCCAAGTATAATTGAATCCGTTCAAGTTTTAAAAGACGCTTCAGCTTCTTCAATCTATGGTTCTAGAGCAGCAAATGGAGTTATTATTGTGACAACAAAAAATGCTGGAAAAGGTGGCGTTACAAGAGTTTCATATAGCACCAATGTATCGGTGCTTTCAGAGAAAAAACAACGCTACAAAATGCTTAATGCTTTAGATAGAGGAAAAGTGCTTTGGCAAGCTTCTGTAAATGATGGAGCTGATCCATCAGGAGGTTATGGAGAAATCTATAACTTTGATTGGAACAATAATTTTAATAATCCTGTATTAAATAGTGTCTCAGTTAAACCTTATGTTGGTGGGGATACAAATGTACCTGCAGGAGATACAGACTGGCAGGATACTGTTTATAAAACAGGATTGTTGGTAAATAATGATTTATCAGTCTCAGGAGGATCTGATAAATCTAATGCAGTTTTAAGTTTAGGATATTTAGATAATAATGGAATATTAAAATATACTAATTATGAAAGATATTCTGCTAGACTTAATGCTAATTTCAAATTATTTAATGACAGAGTTAAATTTGGTGTAAATTCTCAATTCACTCAATCAAATGAAAGAAATGCTGCTAACGACGTAGGTAATGCACCGGTTCCTGGTTTAGCTATCACATTAGCACCTACAATTCCTGTTTATACAGCTTCTGGCGAATTTGCAGGGCCATTAGGTTCAGGATATTCAGATAGAAATAATCCTTTGTTGATGCAATATTTAAACAGATGGGATAATACTAGAAAAATGTCTTTATATGGAAATGTCTTCACTGAAATTAAAATTTTGAATAATCTTACTTTCAGAAATAGCATTGGTATGGATTTTAATGATTTCCATAAAAAAGATATTGAGCCAATTGTAATTAATGGGTTTGTTAATAGAGCTAATAATAGCTTAGCTTTAGATACTAATAAATACTCTAGCTTAACTATTTCAAATACTTTAAACTATGATTTAAAATTATCAAACCATAAATTTGGAGTAGTGGTTGGTACTGAATCAACTAAAACTGATTTAAATACTTTATATGCAAAAGCTGAAGGATTTGCAGTTGAATCAGAATCTTATTTTACACTTTCTGCTGCTACAGGAGCAAGAACAAATAATGGAATGTCTACTGGAAGTAGATTGCTTTCTCAGTTTGGAAAATTAAATTATGCTTTTTCAGATAAATATTTGGCAACATTTACTTTAAGAAGAGATGGTTCCTCAAGGTTTGGTCAAGATAATAGATATGGAATTTTCCCTGCAGCTACTGTAGGTTGGAAATTAAATAATGAGGATTTCATGAAAAAGATCACTACTATATCTAATCTTAAATTACGTGCAGGATATGGAGAAGTTGGAAATCAGTCTATTGGGGATAATGCTCGTTTTGGATTATATGAAGCTAGATATGGACCTAACCAAAATGTATATTTCCCTGACTTTTTTAATATTTATTATAATGTCGGTACAGCCTATGATTTGAATGGGACTAACACAGGTAATTTACCTTCTGGTTTTGTTTCTATTCAGGCAGCTAATTCAGGATTAAAGTGGGAATCTACAAAAGAGGTGAACGTAGGTCTTGATTTTGGATTTTTTGGGGATAAATTATCAGGAACATTTGATTATTTTTCTAGAAAAACAGATGGTATTTTAATTAAACCACCAGTTGCTTCTGCTATAGGAGAAGGACAACAACGTTTCGTAAATGGTGCTTCAACATCCAATAAAGGATGGGAATTCACAATTGGTTATTCAGACAAAACTGAATCTGGATTCTCTTACAGTGTTTCTACGAATTTTAGTCATACAAAAAATAAAATTACAAGTTTACCAGAAGAAGTAAGAGCAGCATATCCAGGAACAGCAGCAAATTCAATAATTGGTCATTCACAATTTGAAATATTTGGATATAAAACTGATGGGTTGTTTCAAAGTCAGGATGATATTGATTCACATGCAACTCAGGTTGGTGCTCGTTTAGGAGGTATTAAATTTGTTGACATTAATAATGATGGTATAATTAATTCGAATGATAGAACTTTTATAGGTACAACGCTTCCAAAATTACAGTATGGTGTTAATGTTAGTTTATCTTACAAACAAATTGATCTGTCATTATTTGGTTCTGGTGTAGCAGGAAGAATTGGTGTTGATCCCTACATATTCTGGAATAACTTTGTTCAGGGAAGAGAAAATGCAGGACCAGGAACTTTAAATGCTTGGACACCAACGAATACTGATACGGATGTTCCTTCACTTTCTTTGGCACATAATGATACACAAACTTCAGATTATTTGTTTAGAAATAATTCATATTTTAAATTGAGAAATTTACAAATTGGATATTCATTGCCTGAAAGTTTATTAAACAAAACAGGATTTTTAACAAGTTGTAGAGTATATGCTCAGGGTGAAAATTTATTTTGGATTACTCCAAAAGGTTATATTGGTAAAGACCCAGAAAGAACAGATGTGAACAGAATCCCTGTACCTACCACTTTGTCATTAGGTGTAAACTTTAATTTTTAA
- a CDS encoding glycoside hydrolase family 32 protein, with amino-acid sequence MTKIAIKKHAKLLLCTIGLLTLFNCKESSVSDKKAYTEEELYRPNLHFTPKKGWTNDPNGMFYYNGYYHLFFQHYPDSNVWGPMHWGHAISTDMVRWTEKPIAIYPDEKGYIFSGSAIVDLKNTSGFGSLKNPPIVAMFTYHDPKKEKTGEPGVQSQGIAYSLDEGLTWKKYEKNPVVEFPSIKDFRDPKMTWDNIHKQWLMVLAAGNKTIFYSSKNLKDWEKLSDFGENIGAHGGVWECPDFFPMMVNGKDEYKWVLLLSINPGGPNGGSATQYFVGDFDGKTFVLDKTFAKDIENKKGIWIDYGKDNYAGVTWSNISETDGRKLFVGWMSNWEYANKVPTEKWRGSMTIPRELSLFEENGHYKVASLPIRELLNYASKTIKKDVIRIKDNKTVLFDKSLLDFSSLDIQFTLDNLKKDIYTFSISNSANNVVSFGLNKKENYFFIDRKKSGDLSFSDDFAKQISKAPFSGDFNKIDIRIIVDKTSIEVFYDNGKTVMTEIFFSDKPMEQFYVTKGNSDFKIENLTINQLNLN; translated from the coding sequence ATGACTAAAATTGCTATTAAAAAACACGCTAAATTATTGTTGTGTACCATAGGTTTACTGACTTTGTTTAATTGTAAAGAGTCTTCAGTATCAGATAAAAAAGCATATACGGAAGAAGAATTATATAGACCGAATTTACATTTTACACCTAAAAAAGGTTGGACAAATGATCCTAATGGAATGTTTTATTATAATGGTTATTACCATCTTTTTTTTCAACATTATCCTGACTCCAATGTTTGGGGGCCTATGCATTGGGGGCATGCAATTAGTACAGATATGGTTAGATGGACTGAAAAGCCAATTGCAATCTATCCAGATGAGAAAGGATATATTTTTTCAGGTAGTGCAATAGTAGATCTAAAAAACACTTCTGGTTTTGGAAGTCTGAAAAATCCGCCTATTGTAGCGATGTTTACCTATCATGATCCTAAAAAAGAAAAAACTGGTGAGCCAGGAGTTCAATCCCAAGGTATCGCTTATTCTTTAGACGAAGGTTTAACTTGGAAAAAATATGAAAAAAATCCGGTAGTAGAATTTCCTTCGATTAAAGATTTCAGAGATCCAAAGATGACCTGGGATAACATTCACAAACAATGGTTAATGGTTTTAGCTGCTGGAAATAAAACAATTTTTTATAGTTCTAAGAATTTGAAAGATTGGGAAAAACTTTCCGATTTCGGTGAAAATATTGGAGCTCATGGAGGAGTATGGGAGTGTCCTGATTTTTTTCCAATGATGGTAAATGGAAAAGACGAATATAAGTGGGTGCTTTTACTTAGTATTAACCCTGGAGGTCCCAATGGAGGATCTGCTACTCAATATTTTGTAGGTGACTTCGATGGGAAAACTTTCGTTTTAGATAAAACTTTTGCAAAAGATATAGAAAATAAAAAAGGTATTTGGATTGACTATGGGAAAGATAATTATGCGGGGGTGACTTGGTCTAATATTTCTGAAACTGATGGAAGAAAGCTGTTTGTAGGATGGATGTCTAATTGGGAATATGCTAATAAAGTACCTACAGAAAAATGGCGTGGTAGTATGACTATACCCAGAGAATTGAGTCTTTTTGAAGAAAATGGTCACTATAAAGTTGCTTCACTACCTATTAGAGAGTTGTTGAACTATGCATCAAAAACAATTAAAAAAGATGTTATTAGAATTAAGGATAATAAAACGGTATTGTTTGATAAATCATTGCTTGATTTTTCAAGTTTAGATATACAATTTACTCTCGATAATTTGAAAAAAGATATTTATACATTTTCAATCTCCAATAGTGCCAATAATGTTGTCAGTTTTGGTTTAAATAAAAAGGAAAATTATTTTTTCATTGATAGAAAGAAATCAGGTGATTTGTCTTTTTCAGATGATTTTGCAAAACAAATTTCAAAAGCTCCTTTTTCCGGAGATTTCAATAAAATAGATATTAGAATTATCGTTGATAAAACTTCAATAGAAGTGTTTTATGATAATGGAAAAACGGTAATGACAGAAATCTTTTTTTCAGATAAACCGATGGAACAATTTTATGTAACCAAAGGAAATTCTGATTTTAAAATCGAAAACTTAACTATTAACCAATTAAATTTAAACTAA
- a CDS encoding RagB/SusD family nutrient uptake outer membrane protein — MKKYNKIVISFMSVLLLASCSSDFLDYEPTGVLSSSNVTTAQNAEALVNAAYAGIGNDEMVGPITHQWVYGSVRSDDAYKGGGGRGDVDVVDRYEQYNLTIADYGDWMLPRTWTNHYKAISRANFALSVINAIPDADYPLKKTRQAELRFLRAHSHFMLKLLFKKFLLLQRI, encoded by the coding sequence ATGAAAAAATATAATAAAATAGTTATCAGCTTCATGTCAGTTTTACTTTTGGCATCATGTAGCTCAGATTTTTTAGATTATGAACCTACTGGAGTATTGTCTTCCAGTAACGTGACAACTGCCCAAAATGCAGAAGCGCTTGTGAATGCGGCTTATGCCGGAATAGGGAATGATGAAATGGTGGGGCCTATCACACACCAGTGGGTTTATGGAAGTGTGCGTTCTGATGATGCCTACAAAGGCGGAGGAGGTCGTGGCGATGTAGATGTTGTGGATCGTTACGAACAATACAATTTGACAATTGCTGATTACGGTGATTGGATGTTGCCGCGAACTTGGACCAATCATTATAAAGCGATTTCAAGAGCCAACTTTGCTTTATCTGTAATTAATGCCATTCCGGATGCTGATTATCCGTTGAAGAAAACCAGACAGGCAGAATTACGTTTTCTAAGAGCACATTCTCATTTTATGCTGAAATTGTTGTTCAAAAAATTCCTTTTATTACAGAGGATTTGA
- a CDS encoding glycoside hydrolase domain-containing protein, with protein sequence MQGEPFSDGANRYIMGWCPTKNKNSDSNVFDWAGSLVTHRLIQHSDGTFAVAIPDGVNDKFNVNEALQSVSNFGMTKQGDAYVLKANGSQKAFSVFDRRADVFKIKTHIKATTSSQFGFEFGACGTRNEVFALVFDLAKNQLRLDKVIKNSAPLNLTQLPLKVPANKEFDVTIVSENSVCVIYINNEIAFTNRIYKMNRNPWAVFADNGEVTFSDLKIFK encoded by the coding sequence ATGCAGGGAGAACCGTTCTCAGATGGAGCTAATCGATATATAATGGGCTGGTGTCCTACCAAAAATAAAAATAGTGATTCCAATGTTTTTGATTGGGCAGGATCATTAGTGACTCATCGCCTGATTCAGCATTCCGATGGAACTTTTGCGGTTGCCATTCCGGATGGGGTGAATGATAAGTTTAATGTTAATGAAGCACTGCAATCCGTAAGTAATTTTGGGATGACAAAACAAGGTGACGCCTATGTTTTGAAGGCTAATGGTTCGCAAAAAGCATTTTCAGTATTCGACAGGAGAGCGGACGTTTTTAAAATTAAAACACATATCAAAGCGACAACTTCTTCGCAATTTGGTTTTGAATTTGGGGCCTGTGGAACACGAAATGAAGTTTTTGCCCTTGTGTTTGATTTAGCCAAAAATCAATTGAGATTGGATAAAGTAATCAAAAACAGTGCGCCGTTAAACCTGACTCAATTACCGCTTAAAGTACCAGCTAACAAAGAATTTGATGTTACAATTGTATCCGAGAATTCAGTGTGCGTCATATATATTAATAATGAAATAGCATTTACGAACCGTATTTATAAAATGAACCGAAATCCGTGGGCTGTTTTTGCAGATAATGGTGAGGTTACTTTTTCAGATTTGAAAATTTTCAAATAA